The following are from one region of the Rhodopirellula sp. P2 genome:
- a CDS encoding PVC-type heme-binding CxxCH protein, which produces MRVNSMRNQWLFVVALWSALGWGWANVAVPQDSPAGNEEVARVMREFEGRGDLGDDSDPASPTETIARLEVPDDLQVELVAGEPDVTQPIHISFDFKGRMWVVQYRQYPFPAGLKVVRYDQHLRAIFDSTPIAPPNHIAGADCVTVWEDTNGDGSYDTHRDVIEGLNIATSVAVSTSGIWVMNPPYLLFYPDADHDAKVDGDPTVHLSGFGLEDTHAVANSLRLGPDGWLYGANGSTTTALIRAPLSDRPDQATAFQGQCIWRYHPETHQFEIFAEGGGNTFGLEIEESGLTFSGTNHGSTRGMFYPQGSYGTKSWGKHGPLTNPHAYGFFNHMRSEGDSRRFTQALVVYQDNVLPQRYRDQSIAINPLQRCVISSELVEDTSTFRTRDFETTIETDDRWFRPVAIAVGPDGAVYFADWYDTRLTHVDPRDNWHKTSGRVYRLTAKSPAPSSNAEELLPTRTRFDLTAMSDDQLLRLLAHPSRTIRFLALEVIVPRIESSGDLQASLGEILRDVTDERRLLALWALHRGNVLSDEALTKHLTASEPDPDLRRWAIRLLGDNASMTNDQPQALVELAKLEDDVHVRSQLASTAARLRAEQALPILREMMLRESDQDDLHLPLLIWWGLEAHCKQHSDAVADLFADERLWQSRLVRQTILARLMQRLAAEGASESYLVAASLLAMAPDDDAKAILIRGFEEAFVGRKVELLPDALQEQLAIFRKARPGSDLPLRLRQGDVDAIKQALQLIEQAETPIRTKVELIETLGEIQTEGVVAVLRRRLQADRSDAVKAAALQALSRFSDERIGSWIASAYQSSMDDASNMRETAIRVLSSREQWASVLMDEIDAAKINVERVPADVVLQMQAFENAGLRERVASRWGTVRATPAEKQIRIAELQSVVRLSSQSNLENGKTMFTKHCGTCHRLFGEGGKVGPDLTGYERSNLDFLSLAIIDPSAAIREEFTNYRLLTEDGQVLSGLLENQTPETVTMRTAEGNAVRVSRDDIETLQASPVSLMPENILDALSTEDVRDLLAYLQQPMQIPLTSDSIDAN; this is translated from the coding sequence ATGAGAGTGAACTCAATGCGAAACCAGTGGTTGTTTGTCGTTGCTCTTTGGAGTGCTCTCGGCTGGGGATGGGCGAACGTCGCTGTGCCCCAGGACTCCCCGGCGGGCAATGAGGAAGTTGCCCGGGTGATGCGGGAGTTTGAAGGCCGCGGGGATCTCGGAGATGATTCCGACCCCGCCTCTCCCACCGAAACGATCGCTCGTTTAGAAGTGCCGGACGACCTGCAAGTGGAATTGGTCGCGGGGGAACCCGATGTGACTCAGCCCATTCATATCAGTTTCGATTTCAAAGGCCGAATGTGGGTGGTGCAGTATCGTCAGTACCCGTTTCCGGCGGGACTGAAAGTGGTTCGCTACGACCAACACTTACGAGCTATCTTTGATAGCACGCCGATCGCTCCACCCAATCATATTGCAGGGGCGGACTGCGTGACGGTATGGGAGGACACCAATGGCGACGGCTCCTATGACACGCATCGAGATGTCATCGAAGGCCTCAACATTGCGACCAGCGTCGCGGTCAGCACGTCCGGGATCTGGGTGATGAACCCGCCGTATTTGTTGTTCTATCCCGATGCCGATCACGACGCGAAGGTCGATGGGGATCCAACGGTTCACCTGTCGGGATTCGGGTTGGAAGACACGCACGCGGTCGCCAACAGTTTGCGACTTGGTCCCGATGGTTGGCTGTACGGTGCCAACGGCAGCACCACGACGGCCTTGATTCGTGCTCCCTTGTCGGACCGACCGGACCAAGCGACCGCGTTCCAGGGCCAATGCATTTGGCGGTATCACCCTGAAACGCATCAGTTTGAAATCTTTGCTGAAGGAGGCGGCAACACGTTTGGTTTGGAAATCGAAGAGAGCGGACTCACGTTTTCAGGAACGAACCACGGCAGCACCCGTGGCATGTTCTATCCGCAAGGCAGCTATGGCACCAAGTCATGGGGCAAACACGGTCCCCTGACCAACCCGCACGCCTATGGCTTTTTTAATCACATGCGATCCGAAGGCGATAGCCGACGGTTCACGCAGGCGTTGGTGGTTTACCAAGACAACGTGTTGCCGCAGCGTTATCGCGATCAATCGATCGCGATCAACCCCTTGCAGCGATGTGTGATCAGCAGCGAGTTGGTCGAGGACACGTCGACGTTCCGAACACGCGATTTTGAAACCACCATCGAGACCGATGATCGATGGTTTCGGCCCGTGGCGATCGCGGTCGGGCCGGACGGAGCGGTCTATTTCGCGGATTGGTACGACACCCGTTTGACTCACGTCGACCCACGCGACAATTGGCACAAAACCAGCGGGCGGGTCTATCGGCTCACTGCAAAAAGTCCTGCTCCATCATCGAACGCGGAGGAGCTGCTTCCAACGCGAACGCGATTTGACCTGACGGCCATGTCCGACGATCAGTTGCTTCGGCTGTTGGCTCATCCCAGTCGCACCATTCGCTTTCTCGCGTTGGAGGTGATCGTGCCGCGAATCGAATCATCCGGCGATCTTCAGGCCTCTTTGGGTGAGATTCTCCGTGACGTGACGGATGAAAGGCGATTGCTGGCGTTGTGGGCGCTCCACCGAGGAAACGTTCTGAGCGATGAAGCTTTGACAAAACACTTGACGGCCTCCGAACCGGACCCCGATTTGCGTCGCTGGGCGATTCGTCTGCTTGGCGACAACGCCTCGATGACCAACGATCAACCGCAGGCACTCGTTGAGCTTGCTAAGCTTGAAGATGACGTGCACGTTCGGTCGCAGTTGGCGTCCACCGCGGCTCGCTTGCGTGCTGAACAGGCATTGCCGATCCTTCGCGAGATGATGCTGCGTGAATCGGATCAGGATGACTTGCATCTGCCGTTGTTGATTTGGTGGGGCTTGGAAGCTCATTGCAAACAGCACTCTGACGCCGTCGCTGATCTGTTCGCGGACGAACGGCTTTGGCAGAGCCGTTTGGTTCGGCAGACGATCCTGGCTCGTTTGATGCAGAGGCTGGCAGCGGAGGGGGCCAGCGAAAGCTATCTGGTCGCTGCGAGTTTGCTGGCGATGGCACCCGATGATGATGCCAAGGCGATTCTGATTCGAGGTTTTGAAGAGGCCTTTGTGGGACGCAAGGTCGAACTGTTGCCAGACGCTCTGCAGGAACAACTTGCAATCTTTCGAAAGGCTCGTCCTGGTTCGGATCTACCGCTGCGGTTGCGACAAGGTGATGTCGATGCGATCAAGCAGGCTCTGCAGCTCATCGAGCAAGCCGAAACACCGATCCGCACCAAGGTTGAATTGATCGAAACACTGGGCGAAATTCAAACCGAAGGCGTCGTTGCCGTCTTGCGACGTCGACTTCAAGCAGATCGATCCGATGCGGTCAAAGCGGCGGCCTTGCAAGCCCTGTCGCGATTCTCGGATGAACGCATTGGTTCATGGATCGCATCGGCGTATCAATCGTCGATGGATGACGCGAGCAACATGAGAGAGACCGCGATCCGAGTCCTGTCCAGCCGCGAGCAATGGGCGTCGGTACTGATGGATGAGATTGATGCCGCCAAGATCAATGTGGAACGGGTGCCTGCGGATGTGGTTTTGCAGATGCAGGCCTTTGAAAACGCAGGATTGCGTGAGCGAGTGGCGAGCCGTTGGGGAACGGTTCGGGCGACTCCGGCAGAAAAGCAAATTCGGATCGCGGAGTTGCAATCCGTTGTCCGTTTGAGCTCGCAGTCGAATTTGGAAAACGGCAAAACGATGTTCACCAAACATTGCGGAACCTGTCACCGGCTGTTCGGCGAAGGAGGCAAGGTGGGCCCCGATTTGACGGGTTACGAAAGATCCAACTTGGACTTCTTGTCACTGGCGATCATCGACCCGTCAGCGGCGATTCGCGAAGAGTTCACCAACTACCGATTGCTCACCGAGGATGGTCAAGTGCTGAGCGGGTTGCTGGAAAATCAAACGCCTGAAACGGTCACGATGCGTACGGCGGAAGGCAACGCGGTGCGAGTCAGTCGTGATGACATTGAAACCCTGCAGGCGTCGCCGGTTTCGCTGATGCCAGAGAACATCCTCGATGCTTTGTCGACCGAGGATGTTCGTGACTTGCTGGCGTACTTGCAACAACCGATGCAGATTCCATTGACGTCGGATTCAATCGACGCCAACTGA
- a CDS encoding Sec-independent protein translocase subunit TatA/TatB — MFGLSPFELAVIGVIAVVLFGGNLPEVARKFGSTYSQFRRSLQDVQQQFRQVQDEASRAMSMDTPPAKSTSYDDDEDEPNEPSAPKFTPPE; from the coding sequence ATGTTTGGTCTCAGCCCATTTGAACTGGCCGTGATCGGAGTGATCGCGGTCGTCCTCTTTGGTGGCAACCTGCCGGAAGTGGCAAGGAAATTTGGCTCCACGTACAGCCAATTTCGGCGCAGCCTGCAGGATGTCCAGCAGCAGTTCCGTCAGGTTCAAGACGAAGCGAGCCGGGCGATGTCGATGGACACACCGCCCGCGAAGTCGACGTCGTATGACGACGATGAGGATGAACCAAACGAACCCTCGGCACCCAAGTTCACTCCGCCCGAGTAA
- the tatA gene encoding twin-arginine translocase TatA/TatE family subunit encodes MTVSSMATGLFLAFGFPGLPEMLIVLVICLVLFGGAKLPSLMRNLGRSANEFKRGMSESGEDEDEATDRTDEKV; translated from the coding sequence ATGACTGTGAGTTCGATGGCGACCGGATTGTTCTTGGCGTTTGGTTTCCCCGGCCTGCCTGAAATGTTGATCGTGTTGGTGATCTGTTTGGTTCTGTTTGGTGGTGCCAAGTTGCCATCGCTGATGCGGAACCTGGGACGCAGTGCCAACGAATTCAAACGGGGCATGTCCGAATCGGGCGAAGACGAAGACGAAGCAACGGATCGCACCGACGAGAAGGTCTGA
- a CDS encoding tyrosine-type recombinase/integrase has protein sequence MSRSVAPDAPRLYSNGQPWRNARGRDAPRHAVETEFKAEHAVVDLSTQPPKPLVVKCLVRELRIRFYAVSTIKNYRSAWVCFLRWYRGPLDQIDQEDIREYLELLVNGGASASEVSVTLSALRTGLDKFCLLRCTVGLVSPRKSKQLPVVMSKKEVQRMMEAARTLRDKLLLTVLYATGLRVAEVARLQWSDFDFDRQQIRVQLGKGKKDRYVMLADDLLPLMRQLWRHTKGVGYLFPSEGRRVDRHLSPRTIQRAVKQARILSGIGKAVTPHSFRHSFATHLIESGTDIRFIQKLLGHTNLETTSLYTNVARMKATAVASPLDRLRDEPGSSSESSGRQPKPRPSVGRMRLELDPNPDSNGAYAVTLGVWKDGQLLPLPGMRATMPRQDWVSLQIPLQDIWEPTLRCLPAAQRERLESPEFFSQVQREVAKRILRIRDAEPSQAIKT, from the coding sequence ATGTCTCGTTCCGTCGCACCGGATGCACCGCGTCTCTACAGCAACGGCCAGCCTTGGCGAAACGCTCGCGGTCGCGACGCCCCACGACACGCTGTGGAGACGGAATTCAAAGCCGAGCATGCCGTCGTCGACCTCTCGACTCAGCCGCCCAAGCCGTTGGTTGTTAAATGCCTGGTCCGCGAGTTGCGGATCCGCTTTTACGCTGTTAGCACCATCAAAAACTATCGCTCCGCTTGGGTCTGCTTCCTTCGCTGGTACCGGGGACCGCTGGACCAGATCGACCAAGAGGACATTCGGGAGTACCTGGAACTGCTGGTCAATGGAGGCGCATCGGCGTCGGAGGTCAGTGTCACGTTGTCGGCACTGCGAACCGGCCTAGACAAATTCTGTTTGTTGCGGTGCACGGTTGGGCTGGTGTCCCCGCGAAAGTCAAAACAATTGCCTGTCGTGATGTCCAAGAAAGAGGTCCAGCGAATGATGGAGGCCGCTCGCACGTTGCGTGACAAACTGCTTCTCACTGTGTTGTATGCAACCGGTTTGCGAGTCGCGGAGGTCGCCCGTTTGCAGTGGTCGGATTTTGATTTCGATCGCCAACAAATCCGAGTTCAACTTGGCAAAGGCAAAAAGGATCGCTACGTCATGCTGGCCGACGATCTGTTGCCGCTGATGAGGCAGTTGTGGCGGCACACCAAAGGAGTTGGCTACCTGTTTCCTTCCGAAGGCAGGCGTGTCGACCGGCATCTTTCTCCGAGGACGATCCAACGTGCGGTCAAGCAGGCTCGGATTCTGTCGGGAATTGGCAAGGCGGTCACGCCGCACAGTTTCCGCCACAGCTTTGCCACGCATCTGATCGAATCCGGTACCGACATTCGGTTCATTCAAAAGCTGCTCGGGCACACCAATTTGGAAACCACCTCGCTGTACACCAACGTCGCACGAATGAAAGCGACGGCGGTTGCCAGCCCACTGGATCGGTTGAGGGACGAACCCGGTTCGTCGTCGGAGTCTTCCGGTCGGCAACCGAAGCCTCGGCCTTCCGTGGGCCGGATGCGGCTTGAGCTGGATCCGAATCCCGATTCAAACGGCGCGTATGCGGTGACGTTGGGCGTCTGGAAGGATGGTCAATTGCTTCCCCTGCCGGGAATGCGAGCGACGATGCCGCGCCAAGATTGGGTTTCTTTGCAAATCCCACTGCAAGACATCTGGGAACCGACGCTGCGTTGTCTCCCCGCGGCACAACGAGAGCGATTGGAGTCGCCCGAGTTCTTCTCGCAGGTGCAGCGAGAGGTTGCCAAGCGAATCCTGCGAATCAGAGACGCGGAACCTTCTCAGGCGATCAAAACCTAG
- a CDS encoding DUF4304 domain-containing protein, which produces MNRVLRDRVIPVLRERGFRGSMPHFRCVVDDTLRLLTFQFRSSGGSFVVELGCCPADDFTTSYGAVVPQSKMNVTYLGARSRFRLGAADTIGDHWFDFAGRDDGCNLCGTEVLAFLDSDGDRLWSV; this is translated from the coding sequence ATGAACCGCGTACTGCGCGACCGCGTGATTCCGGTGTTGCGTGAACGCGGGTTCCGTGGCTCAATGCCTCACTTCCGTTGCGTTGTGGACGACACGTTGCGGTTGCTGACCTTTCAATTCCGCTCCTCTGGCGGGTCATTCGTTGTCGAGCTTGGGTGCTGTCCTGCGGACGATTTCACGACGTCCTATGGTGCGGTCGTGCCGCAATCCAAAATGAACGTCACCTACCTCGGCGCACGATCCCGATTTCGACTTGGCGCGGCGGATACGATCGGCGACCACTGGTTCGACTTCGCTGGACGAGACGATGGTTGCAATCTATGCGGTACCGAGGTGCTTGCGTTTCTTGACTCAGATGGAGACCGCCTTTGGAGCGTCTAG